A genomic window from Carassius carassius chromosome 29, fCarCar2.1, whole genome shotgun sequence includes:
- the LOC132109636 gene encoding cytochrome b-245 heavy chain-like, producing MSNWIINHGLSAFILVVWMGINIFLFVYFYLFYDQGPQFEYTRELLGSALPWARAPAAVLNFNCMLILLPVCRNLLSLLRGSFICCGRTMRKQLDKNLTFHKLVAYMIALMTAVHTVAHLLNAEWYTNSFQGLYGPLASNLSMLDDSLELNTTYLNPVRSSSTNPTLLVFTTIAGLTGVVITLALILMITSSMEVIRRSYFEVFWYTHHLFIIFFAGLVFHGAGRIVRSQQVTDPPHNNSFCEDHPEIWGKNPECPIPQFAGGFPQTWMWVIGPMIIYLCERLLRFIRYMQPISYRKIVIRPSKVLELQLVKPGFKMAVGQYVFLNCPAISQLEWHPFTMTSAPEEDFFSVHIRSVGDWTENLIKMVENLPEGGQGPKMAVDGPFGTASEDVFDYEVSMLVGAGIGVTPFASILKSIWYKFKDSDPKLRTKRIYFYWLCRETYAFEWFADLLQVLEREMEERGMRDFLTYKLYLTGWDQSHVNHAMVHFDKDTDIITGLKQKTSYGRPNWDKEFEQVKQENPSSVVGTFLCGPQALAKDLEKKCVKYSDVDPRKTKFYFNKENF from the exons ATGAGCAACTGGATTATCAATCACGGGCTCAGCGCCTTCATCTTG GTGGTGTGGATGGGCATCAACATCTTTCTGTTTGTCTACTTCTACTTATTCTATGATCAGGGACCACAATTTGAGTACACTCGTGAACTTTTAGGG TCTGCATTACCTTGGGCCAGAGCTCCAGCTGCTGTACTCAACTTCAACTGCATGCTGATCCTGTTGCCAGTGTGTCGAAACCTGCTGTCTCTGCTCCGCGGCTCCTTTATA TGCTGTGGCCGCACAATGAGGAAACAGCTGGACAAAAATCTGACTTTCCACAAGTTGGTTGCTTACATGATTGCCCTTATGACAG CGGTTCACACTGTCGCTCATTTGCTTAATGCGGAGTGGTACACAAACAGTTTCCAAGGTCTATATGGACCTCTCGCCAGTAATCTGTCCATGCTTGATGACTCCCTTGAATTAAATACCACTTACCTAAATCCCGTTCGCTCCAGTTCTACG AATCCGACGCTTCTCGTATTTACCACTATTGCGGGTCTCACAGGAGTCGTCATAACTCTTGCCCTCATCCTCATGATCACGTCATCAATGGAAGTTATTCGCAGAAGCTATTTTGAGGTCTTTTGGTACACGCATCATCTTTTCATCATTTTCTTTGCTGGCTTAGTTTTCCATGGTGCAGG ACGTATTGTGCGAAGTCAGCAAGTGACCGATCCACCTCACAATAATTCCTTCTGCGAAGATCATCCAGAGATCTGGGGAAAAAATCCTGAATGTCCAATTCCGCAGTTTGCAGGAGGGTTTCCTCAG ACCTGGATGTGGGTAATTGGACCCATGATAATTTATCTATGTGAGCGGCTGCTTCGTTTCATTCGCTACATGCAGCCTATCAGTTATAGGAAG ATTGTAATCCGCCCATCCAAGGTGTTGGAACTACAGCTGGTGAAGCCTGGATTCAAGATGGCAGTCGGTCAGTATGTGTTCCTCAATTGTCCAGCCATCTCTCAGCTTGAGTGGCATCCGTTTACCATGACATCAGCCCCGGAAGAGGACTTCTTTAGTGTACACATCCGCTCAGTCGGAGACTGGACTGAAAATCTCATCAAGATGGTCGAAAACCTACCAGAGGGTGGTCAAGGGCCCAA gaTGGCTGTGGATGGCCCATTTGGAACCGCGAGTGAGGATGTATTTGATTACGAGGTCAGCATGTTGGTGGGTGCTGGAATTGGAGTGACCCCATTTGCCTCTATCCTGAAGTCCATCTGGTACAAGTTTAAAGACTCTGATCCCAAACTACGGACAAAGAGG ATTTACTTCTACTGGCTGTGTAGAGAGACATACGCCTTTGAGTGGTTTGCAGATCTCCTACAGGTCCTTGAGAGAGAAATGGAGGAACGAGGAATGAGGGACTTTCTCACATATAAACTCTACCTCACTGGATGGGACCAGAGTCAT GTAAACCATGCAATGGTGCATTTCGATAAAGATACAGACATTATCACTGGTCTAAAACAAAAGACTAGTTATGGGCGACCAAACTGGGATAAGGAATTTGAACAAGTTAAGCAAGAGAACCCATC GTCTGTGGTTGGAACTTTCTTGTGCGGCCCACAAGCCTTAGCGAAGGACTTGGAGAAGAAATGTGTGAAATACTCAGACGTGGATCCACGGAAAACCAAGTTTTACTTCAACAAAGAGAACTTCTGA
- the xkrx gene encoding XK-related protein 2 produces MDNNNKPAEHDITVVVAQQSAANPTENGAVMVINHGKVHPPLSVLWTTALYCAEIICASVLSSMYHNTEHVVWMGLTITFMLVPSVLTQLTLTFVHRDLGRDRPLVLFMHLLQMGPIIRCIEALVVYCQAGKKEEPYVTISRKIKLKHGRGLGPAFECEIGHSERKLAVHRNAFKRTAVIQAFLGSTPQLTLQLYVTIQEKYVLPTRLALMIISMISIVYGALVCSVLAIQIKYDDYKVRMKPAAYLCMILWRGLEIATRITTLVLFSTTLEAWVVLVGLTNLFIFFFQPWVEFWVRKASLPENIEKNFSKLSTTVVLCMVTFLYACINIFCWSAVQLDLADHDLVEKQPRWRKLAIYYTLRFVENVTLVILWYYFKSDFYEYICTPLLVVQLIVCYGLAVIFMLIFHQFCHPCRRLFHYNVEDCLRCSCCWKQKQSEAPEIHARGPQEHASPVLINHLTDRETDIVDDIIETA; encoded by the exons ATGGACAACAACAACAAGCCGGCCGAGCATGACATCACGGTGGTGGTGGCGCAGCAGTCCGCCGCGAACCCGACTGAGAACGGCGCCGTAATGGTGATCAACCACGGTAAAGTCCACCCACCCTTAAGCGTGCTGTGGACCACCGCACTGTACTGCGCGGAGATCATATGCGCCTCGGTGCTCAGCAGCATGTACCATAACACTGAACACGTAGTGTGGATGGGGCTGACTATTACATTCATGCTGGTTCCGTCGGTTCTGACCCAGCTCACGCTGACCTTCGTGCACCGGGATTTGGGGAGAGACCGACCCCTTGTGCTCTTCATGCATCTGCTTCAGATGGGGCCTATTATAAG GTGCATTGAAGCTCTTGTTGTTTACTGCCAGGCGGGGAAAAAGGAGGAACCATATGTTACCATTTCAAGAAAGATCAAGCTGAAGCATGGCAGAGGCTTAGGCCCAGCCTTCGAATGTGAGATCGGACATTCAGAGCGCAAACTAGCTGTCCACCGCAATGCCTTCAAGCGCACAGCTGTCATCCAGGCCTTCCTGGGCTCCACTCCACAGCTCACTCTACAGCTCTATGTAACCATTCAGGAAAAATATGTCCTTCCCACACGGC TTGCCCTGATGATCATTTCCATGATATCGATTGTATACGGAGCTTTAGTTTGCAGTGTTCTGGCCATACAGATCAAGTATGATGACTACAAAGTGCGAATGAAACCTGCTGCCTACCTGTGCATGATCTTATGGAGAGGGTTAGAGATCGCTACACGGATCACTACTTTGGTGCTCTTCAGCACAACACTCGAGGCCTGGGTGGTCCTGGTGGGCCTGACCAACCTGTTCATCTTCTTCTTCCAACCTTGGGTTGAGTTCTGGGTTAGGAAGGCATCACTGCCTGAGAACATAGAGAAGAACTTCAGTAAACTCAGCACCACCGTGGTGCTCTGCATGGTCACGTTTCTCTACGCCTGCATCAATATTTTCTGCTGGTCTGCCGTGCAGCTGGACCTGGCTGACCACGACCTGGTGGAGAAACAGCCTCGCTGGAGAAAGTTGGCCATCTACTACACCCTGCGCTTCGTGGAGAATGTGACCCTCGTGATATTGTGGTACTACTTCAAGTCAGACTTCTATGAATACATATGCACCCCACTGCTGGTGGTGCAACTTATCGTCTGCTACGGCCTGGCTGTAATCTTCATGCTGATCTTCCATCAGTTCTGCCATCCGTGCCGCAGACTTTTTCACTACAACGTCGAGGACTGTCTACGTTGCTCTTGCTGCTGGAAGCAAAAGCAATCAGAGGCTCCTGAAATCCATGCACGTGGTCCTCAAGAACATGCATCTCCTGTCCTCATCAACCACCTGACAGATCGAGAAACCGATATCGTGGATGATATCATTGAGACAGCATGA